From Ureaplasma urealyticum serovar 8 str. ATCC 27618:
ATTATCTAAGAATTAAACCATTTAAATTTTCATTGGTATATCTTTAGTATGAAACATAAGGCTCACAAAAATAAATTTTTCTATTTATTCAATTTCTTAAAATTCTTATTTTTTAAAATTCAATTCCATTATCAATGGTAATTTTTAACATTTAAATTATTTTCTTTGATTAGTATATAAATTATGGAATTTATTTTCATAGAGTTTTTGTTAAAGACTTTTTTAATAAATATAAGTCTTGTTGTTCTTTCAACTAAGGTTAATAGATTTGCGTAGTCATTTTCTTTTTTTACCAATAATTAAATCAGATTCTCAATGACCAAATTTCTAATCTTAAATCTATATATTTAGGTCTCATTTAAATCGAAAATACACGTGTATTTTTAAATTTACTAAACATGCCTATTTTGCGTTTTTGACTTTTTGTTGAATATATTTTTATTTGTTGCTTTAATTCAATAAAATTTTTATCAAATTTAAATTTAAAAATTTGCTAAATTCATCATACTTTAAAAACGAAAAATAAAACTTATATTCTAATCGATAACGATATTTATAATGTGAGATTTTGTAGTTATATTTTCCAAATTTATTTAAATTTCTTTTTAATTCTCTGCCAGTTGTTGATTTGTTACGATTCAAAATTCTTGCGATGTGAGATTATAGATTTATTTTCATAGTTAAAATATAAATCGATTGCAAATCTCTCATTTTCGTTTAAATGTGCGTATTTCATAGAATACTCTATAATAAAAAATATTAAGTACATACCTACTAGTTAAATTTTAACTAAATAGGTGTTGCACTTAATATTTCAATTTAGGGCTACTCTAGTTTAAACTAAAGTAGATTACAATAAATTTTTTATTTAAATCTTATTTTTTCTAATCGATTAGCATCCATTTGACATTCAAATGTTTTTCAATTATTGTTTGAATCATCACTATATTCTAATTTTTTAAAATTAAATACACGTGGTTTTTTTCAAACTTCAGTATTTTTGGTTTTTTCAAAATCAATTTTATATTCATATTTGTCAAAAAAATCTAATTTAATAGGAGTGCTGTATAAATATTCATATTTATTAGTTGTAGCGTCATAATACTCATAAACAGCTCTTAAATATTTATTGTGGTATCTATAATCCATCTCTAAGTTTAAATCGTATGTTTTTTTGTTTTCACTCTCATTTATTATCTCATTACCTGAACCTGATCCATCACCAAAATACGAAGATTTTGATTTAATTTCATAGCTTGAAAAACTTGAATTATAGTTATTACCCAAATCAACTTTACTATTATTATCTTCGTCAAATAAATTATCACTTGTTGGATGAGAAATATAGATAGCTTTTATATAATAATGATGTTTTCTTTCTACGTTTTTATCAAAAACACCTTCAATATAATATAAGTTTTCTTCGCTATTATCTTTAATTAAACTTAAATTAGAAGCTACTAAAACTTTATCACTTTCGTTTGGTTCGTTTCGATCTCGGAAAACAACTTTAAATTTAGAATTTAAATTTCTTAATGGAGTTCAATAGCCACCACCAGAGTAAGTATGACTAATATAGTATCTAAAATGTCCTTTATTATTTACTGAATCATATCAAGGATCTATTTTTTGAGTTGGAACCAATTGATAAATATATGGTTTAGTTTTAAACTTATATTGACTTTCTTTTTTTGAATCACATGAATAAATGATTTTATTGGTCTTATTTGCATATGCTAGATCATCTAATAATTCTATTTTAGCAATATAAATTTCATAATCACCAAAAAAATCTTTATTTGAGTGAACATTTTCAATAATAGCTTCGTCTCCATTAGCACTAATATTAGTTAGTTTTGCAGTGCATTCATATTCTATATTATCACCCCTAAGTGTTTTAAACAAAATATGAACGCGTTTATTATTTTCAAACGCTTTATCTTCAGATTTAATTTTAATATTAAAGTTTTTTAAGTAATAATTTGTTATTTGTTCATCAGTTGGAGGAACTCAATCGATTCATGTTTTTCCTGGTTGAACAACAAATGTATTTGCCAAACTATTCTTCATGTCTAAATTAGTATAAACTAAAGGATCGCTAGGATTTTGGATAACAATTTTTTTAAAAATGTATTTACGATTAGGTACATTTGTTGATAAAACAATATTTTCATAAATTGTTTTGTTTTCTTCTAATTTAAAAATTGATGATTCAACTTCTACCATTGTGCCACGATAATTATATTCATAAATTAATTTAGCATTACGATTATTATAATCACTATTAACATTTAAAATTTTCGCTGTAATTAATTGATCAGCCTTATTAGTATTAGCATCTCATGTAATCGAATCATTAGCTACTTGTAGTTCATTCAATATAACATTTCTTTGCTTATTAATAACACGATCTTGCAATGGAATTTCATCAATGTTTGCAATTTTTTTATCATCAATTGTTATTTTTGTTAATGTGTATTTATGATTTGGTGCGAAATCTAAGTCATCACTTGTTATAAAATTTGCTTTACCATTTAAACCAACAATAGCTTCGATTATTTTTAAATTGTTATCTTTATTATCTACTCTAAAAGTTAATTTTACTTTTTTATTAACTAAATTAGGATTTGAAAAACTAATTTCATAATCATTATTATCTTTAACTTTAGCAATAATAGTTGGCTTTTTAAATGAAGTATGATTATCCCCGCTTAATTGTTTTTCGTCAATTAAATCTTTATTTGCTTGACCATCTTGTTTTAAAATAACTTTTTTAATTGTATATGTTTTAGATTTTATTGAATTACCGCTTGGTAGATTTTTTGTTTTAATAACTACTTTTCCATCTTGGTTAACGCTCGTATCAATTTCATGTTCATTGCCATCTTGATCAACAACGATTGTTTTTACACTACCATTTTTTTGCGCTTTTTGTTTCAAATCCTTATTTAAATCTTCTGCTAGTTTAATGTGAATTTCTAAGTTACCATCGTTATCATATTCTCAATTTGGTCGACTAATTCTATGATCTTCTTCACTGAATCGCTTATCAATACTTATTTGTGATAATTCAAAATCATTAACATTTAAAACCTTATTTGATTTTATGTTTACAACTTTGTTTAAAGTATATATATAACCTTTTGGTAAAGATGATGTGTCAAAATCAACTTGATTTTGTGAACTAACAACTGCTTCAATTTTATGTTCTTGATTGTTGTTATCAACAAAAGTAGCAATTAATTTTTGTTTTACTAAATCGCTATTTAAATGAGATATTAATTGATGTTTATCTTTGTTAATACTTGGAATACCTGCTGGTTTGTTAATTGATTGTTTTTGTTTATTTGTAAGATCAAAATTATAAGCTAATTCAACTTGCTTATCTAAAACACTCACAATTCTATCTAAAGTATATTGATTTATTTTTCTTAGATTTTTTGTATCAAACTCAATAGTTCCATCGTTTTTAACTTTGGCCAAAATTTGATGTTCTTGATTGTTTTGGTCTTTAAAAATACCAAAAACATTTTGATTAGCATAGTGTGGTAAAACTTTTGCTACTAAATTAATATCACCATCTTTTGTATATTGATATGGTGCATTTAAAATATTTGTATTTAAATTATTAATTGTTTTTTTATAATAAGGAATATCTAAAACGTTGGCAATATTAACTTTATTCATATTTTTAATACTAATTACTTCATATGCATTATTTTCATTTAGTGTCGAAACATCAAAAACAACAATTCCTGCTTGATTTGTTTTGGCTCTAATTTTGTGAAGTCTATTATTTAAATCTTTTAAAGTAAGTTCAACTAAAGTATTTTTTAGCGACGCAACTAATTGTACTTCATACACTTTTTTGTTATTTACAAATTTTACTTGTGCTTTTGTTGGTTTGCTAAATGTAACTTTTTGATCAATGTTAAGTTCTTCATTTTTAACTAAAGTTTTATTCAAATCTTGACCATCGACAATATGTTTTAATTTATAGGTGTGATTTGAATCCAATTCTTTTGTGTTAAACTCATATTCACCTTTGTCATTAACAATTGCTTTAATTTTATGTTCTTGATTATTTTCATCAATGAAAATACCATAAATTGGCTTTTTGTTATATATATTAGGCAATTTTCCTTTAATGATCAAACCACCATTTTCATCAAAATTAAAATGATTATTATCTATTGATAGTTGTTTTTTATTTTTTAAAGATAATACAATGGCTGTAATTACACCAAATCATACAATATTAGCTACTACTAAACTAATAATCATTTTATTTCTTCTTTTTTTAGAATTAAACTTGGAGTCCATAAAAATTTTCCTTTATATTTTTAGATTAATATTTGTATAGAATAAAAATTTTATAATTGATACAAATAAAAATAAATTTATACTATCATTATAATTCTTTTATTAGTTTTGTGTAAATTATTTTCTTATCATAAAAAGACTTTATTTTTATATTTATTTATCTAATCTTTATAACAATAAAAAATCTATTAGCAACATCATTAAATGCAACTAATAGATTCTAATAATTAAATGATTAATTCTTCTTTATAAAATATGACGAATCCATTTAAATGGGTAAGGATTCTCAAAATTATTATCTTTATAACTATATGTGCTTAAGAATTTAGAATATGTTGTTGTAAATATAAATAAAGAGAAGATTAAGATTACAGCACTAGAAATTGACATTGGCATAGATCATGCTAATAACCCTGCAAATTTAGTACCACTTTGGTAATCAACCCCAAAACCAACAACGAAAGCAATTACTAGAATTTGGAATATTAAAGATACAAATGGTAAATCTAATCTTCGAGTAATTAAATTGTAATAACGCATTAGTGATGAAGATAATGAATAGAAAATTCCAAAAATAGCTAAATGAATATAAGTATTATCACCTGTTAATAATTTTT
This genomic window contains:
- a CDS encoding DUF1410 domain-containing protein, translated to MDSKFNSKKRRNKMIISLVVANIVWFGVITAIVLSLKNKKQLSIDNNHFNFDENGGLIIKGKLPNIYNKKPIYGIFIDENNQEHKIKAIVNDKGEYEFNTKELDSNHTYKLKHIVDGQDLNKTLVKNEELNIDQKVTFSKPTKAQVKFVNNKKVYEVQLVASLKNTLVELTLKDLNNRLHKIRAKTNQAGIVVFDVSTLNENNAYEVISIKNMNKVNIANVLDIPYYKKTINNLNTNILNAPYQYTKDGDINLVAKVLPHYANQNVFGIFKDQNNQEHQILAKVKNDGTIEFDTKNLRKINQYTLDRIVSVLDKQVELAYNFDLTNKQKQSINKPAGIPSINKDKHQLISHLNSDLVKQKLIATFVDNNNQEHKIEAVVSSQNQVDFDTSSLPKGYIYTLNKVVNIKSNKVLNVNDFELSQISIDKRFSEEDHRISRPNWEYDNDGNLEIHIKLAEDLNKDLKQKAQKNGSVKTIVVDQDGNEHEIDTSVNQDGKVVIKTKNLPSGNSIKSKTYTIKKVILKQDGQANKDLIDEKQLSGDNHTSFKKPTIIAKVKDNNDYEISFSNPNLVNKKVKLTFRVDNKDNNLKIIEAIVGLNGKANFITSDDLDFAPNHKYTLTKITIDDKKIANIDEIPLQDRVINKQRNVILNELQVANDSITWDANTNKADQLITAKILNVNSDYNNRNAKLIYEYNYRGTMVEVESSIFKLEENKTIYENIVLSTNVPNRKYIFKKIVIQNPSDPLVYTNLDMKNSLANTFVVQPGKTWIDWVPPTDEQITNYYLKNFNIKIKSEDKAFENNKRVHILFKTLRGDNIEYECTAKLTNISANGDEAIIENVHSNKDFFGDYEIYIAKIELLDDLAYANKTNKIIYSCDSKKESQYKFKTKPYIYQLVPTQKIDPWYDSVNNKGHFRYYISHTYSGGGYWTPLRNLNSKFKVVFRDRNEPNESDKVLVASNLSLIKDNSEENLYYIEGVFDKNVERKHHYYIKAIYISHPTSDNLFDEDNNSKVDLGNNYNSSFSSYEIKSKSSYFGDGSGSGNEIINESENKKTYDLNLEMDYRYHNKYLRAVYEYYDATTNKYEYLYSTPIKLDFFDKYEYKIDFEKTKNTEVWKKPRVFNFKKLEYSDDSNNNWKTFECQMDANRLEKIRFK